A single region of the Candidatus Manganitrophaceae bacterium genome encodes:
- a CDS encoding anti-sigma factor: protein MDHLDVEGETQVGVVGEVDPQKTIPEKIPSKPKEKGKPGSRLVWLVPAFILALISLGALQYYQSQQELDGLRHLNRGLRSENDAKEKMIAALGKEVKGRDEMLLQTKAEASQFKNQMETMRLALMDRDGQILRLQQISDFRIKLPKKVRDLQTQLVQKQIENVSLQKMVSDQAEWLRTLSASSAKIVRMAGPREGGPVGGFVAFDPSKQAAVFYGFGLSRPPAGKVYQLWAIGNAPVSAGLFQPSGDRTALVKTPKLPTAEGIKQFSITVEPIGGSRQPTGPVTFSGTIGVSPS from the coding sequence ATGGATCACCTTGATGTGGAAGGGGAGACGCAGGTCGGCGTGGTTGGAGAGGTCGATCCTCAGAAAACGATTCCGGAGAAAATCCCTTCAAAACCAAAGGAAAAAGGAAAGCCTGGATCGCGCCTTGTCTGGCTCGTTCCTGCTTTCATCCTGGCGCTGATTTCGCTGGGGGCGCTTCAGTATTATCAATCCCAGCAGGAGCTCGATGGTTTGCGACACCTCAACCGAGGCTTGCGATCTGAAAACGATGCGAAGGAGAAGATGATTGCAGCGCTCGGCAAAGAGGTCAAGGGGCGCGACGAGATGCTTCTACAGACGAAAGCGGAGGCGAGTCAATTTAAAAATCAGATGGAGACGATGCGACTGGCTTTAATGGATCGGGATGGACAGATTCTTCGTCTTCAACAGATCTCCGATTTTCGAATCAAGCTTCCGAAGAAAGTACGTGATCTCCAGACGCAGCTCGTTCAGAAGCAGATTGAAAACGTCTCTCTTCAGAAAATGGTTTCAGACCAAGCAGAATGGCTGCGGACGCTCTCCGCTTCATCGGCCAAGATCGTTCGGATGGCCGGCCCGAGAGAAGGAGGACCCGTCGGTGGATTTGTGGCGTTTGATCCGAGCAAGCAGGCCGCCGTTTTTTACGGGTTCGGTTTGTCGCGGCCGCCTGCAGGAAAGGTTTACCAACTTTGGGCGATCGGCAATGCGCCGGTGAGCGCCGGCCTCTTTCAGCCGTCGGGGGATCGGACCGCACTCGTAAAGACCCCGAAGCTGCCGACCGCAGAGGGAATCAAGCAATTCTCAATCACAGTTGAACCGATTGGAGGGAGTCGCCAGCCGACCGGACCGGTGACTTTCAGCGGGACGATTGGGGTGTCTCCTTCCTAA
- the prmC gene encoding peptide chain release factor N(5)-glutamine methyltransferase: protein MVSTTLYQDLVQKISIHLNSLPDKPEETPDYIVRALWHMAAGVPMSIQRASEVPLPELDDLAAAKLHELVAQREAGVPVAYLTGRQRFMGLELLVNRGSLIPRKETELLGQSAVEILRRLANLRNDVTAIDICTGSGNLAVALAHYVPQARLYASDLSHEAVELARQNVWHLGLEGRMEVWEGDLLAPFESELFYGKLDLITCNPPYISSRKVDTMPEEIIDHEPRMAFDGGPFGIKIVNRFIQEAPRFLRKEGWIAFEVGLGQGPAILQRLERNEKFRQTYPITDSAGNIRGVMASI from the coding sequence ATGGTTTCTACAACGCTTTATCAAGATCTTGTTCAGAAAATTTCCATTCACTTAAACTCTCTTCCGGATAAACCGGAAGAAACGCCCGACTATATCGTGCGTGCCCTGTGGCATATGGCCGCCGGTGTTCCGATGTCGATTCAGCGCGCCAGCGAGGTCCCGCTTCCGGAGCTCGACGATCTTGCGGCGGCAAAGCTACACGAGTTGGTGGCGCAGCGAGAGGCCGGGGTTCCTGTTGCGTATCTGACGGGGCGGCAGCGTTTCATGGGGTTAGAGTTGCTTGTGAACCGCGGCTCCTTAATCCCACGTAAGGAGACCGAACTTCTCGGTCAGTCCGCTGTGGAGATATTGCGCCGGCTGGCCAATCTACGAAATGATGTTACGGCGATTGATATCTGCACCGGCTCCGGCAACTTGGCGGTCGCGCTGGCTCATTATGTGCCGCAAGCGCGTCTCTATGCCTCGGACCTTTCCCATGAAGCGGTCGAACTCGCCAGACAAAATGTTTGGCACCTCGGACTGGAAGGAAGGATGGAGGTATGGGAGGGAGACCTTTTGGCCCCCTTTGAAAGTGAGTTGTTCTATGGAAAGCTGGATCTGATTACCTGCAACCCTCCCTATATCTCCAGCCGAAAAGTCGATACCATGCCGGAAGAGATCATCGACCATGAGCCGAGGATGGCGTTTGACGGGGGTCCCTTTGGAATTAAGATCGTCAACCGTTTTATCCAAGAGGCGCCACGCTTCCTTCGGAAGGAGGGCTGGATTGCTTTTGAGGTCGGTTTGGGCCAAGGTCCGGCGATTCTGCAGCGGCTGGAGCGGAATGAAAAGTTTCGCCAGACCTATCCTATCACCGACAGCGCGGGGAACATTCGGGGGGTGATGGCTTCTATTTAA
- the yrfG gene encoding GMP/IMP nucleotidase, with protein MVRWSEIDSVLLDMDGTLLDKYFDDYFWEELIPEKFAERNKMSTEEAKRQLTAAYRAQERTINWTDVHYWSKRLGLDVVRLKEGICSRVQVHPGVEPFLQFLRQEKKEIALVTNAHPKTVQIKLGQTNLGPYFDTILCSSDIGLPKEEVHFWRGAERVLQFNKERTLFVDDNEDVLFAAYTFGIKHLLFKSYASSRVAPRASNQFTALVDFQELIPPND; from the coding sequence ATGGTTCGATGGAGTGAGATCGATTCCGTCCTGCTGGATATGGATGGAACCCTCCTAGACAAGTATTTCGACGATTACTTCTGGGAAGAGCTGATCCCCGAGAAGTTTGCCGAGCGAAATAAAATGTCGACCGAAGAGGCAAAGCGGCAACTCACCGCCGCCTATCGCGCCCAAGAGCGAACGATCAACTGGACCGACGTTCATTACTGGTCTAAGCGACTGGGGCTCGACGTCGTTCGGCTCAAGGAGGGAATCTGCAGCCGGGTACAAGTACATCCGGGAGTGGAGCCGTTCCTCCAGTTCCTTCGACAGGAGAAGAAAGAAATCGCTTTGGTTACCAACGCCCACCCGAAAACGGTGCAGATCAAGCTGGGTCAGACCAACCTCGGTCCCTACTTTGACACGATTCTCTGCTCCAGCGACATCGGATTACCGAAAGAAGAAGTTCATTTCTGGCGAGGCGCCGAACGGGTCCTTCAATTTAATAAGGAGAGAACCCTCTTTGTAGACGACAATGAAGATGTTCTCTTCGCGGCATACACATTCGGCATCAAACATCTCCTTTTTAAAAGCTATGCCAGCAGCCGTGTCGCGCCGCGCGCATCGAATCAATTTACAGCGCTGGTCGACTTTCAAGAGCTGATCCCACCCAACGACTGA
- a CDS encoding Ku protein — protein sequence MAPRSFWKGSITFGLVNIPVKLYTATEDRPIKFHLLHKECNNRIQYKKYCPNCRREVSQEELVRAYPYSKDQFVILEDADFEKADETLSRTIEIINFVTFQEVDPIYYDRAYYVVPEEASAKAYLLLREGMKKTGQAAIGQLALREKGHLALLRPLGDAIGLETLYYPESIRTVETLSKEIPSKVDLKPKELDMAIELMKQLSVSFDPKAYRDTYREKLMEVIHNKIEGREITVTHPTKAPTLDLTEALKASLARTRERPKAKRKTA from the coding sequence ATGGCACCACGTTCTTTTTGGAAAGGCTCGATTACCTTCGGATTAGTCAATATCCCGGTGAAACTCTACACCGCGACGGAGGACCGTCCGATTAAGTTTCATCTCCTCCACAAGGAATGTAATAATCGGATTCAGTATAAGAAATATTGTCCGAATTGCCGCCGGGAAGTCTCTCAGGAGGAGCTTGTTCGCGCCTACCCTTATTCCAAGGATCAATTTGTTATTTTGGAAGATGCAGACTTTGAAAAAGCTGATGAAACGCTTTCCCGGACGATTGAGATTATTAACTTTGTCACCTTCCAGGAGGTCGATCCGATCTACTACGATCGCGCTTATTACGTGGTGCCGGAAGAGGCGAGCGCCAAGGCGTATCTTCTCCTCCGGGAGGGGATGAAGAAAACCGGCCAGGCAGCGATCGGCCAGCTGGCGCTTCGAGAGAAAGGGCATCTCGCCCTTCTTCGACCGCTGGGCGACGCCATCGGTTTGGAGACTCTCTATTATCCGGAGTCGATCCGCACGGTTGAAACATTATCGAAAGAGATCCCGTCGAAGGTCGATCTGAAGCCGAAAGAACTCGATATGGCGATCGAGCTGATGAAGCAGCTGTCGGTGTCGTTTGATCCAAAGGCCTATCGCGATACTTATCGAGAGAAGCTGATGGAGGTGATTCATAACAAGATTGAAGGAAGGGAAATTACCGTGACCCATCCGACCAAAGCGCCCACCCTTGATTTGACCGAAGCGCTCAAGGCGAGTTTGGCCCGGACCCGCGAACGGCCGAAAGCAAAGCGGAAGACTGCGTGA
- a CDS encoding thiol reductase thioredoxin: MIPEITDRSFDQMIETSSVPVLVAFWSPTCRNCKVLLYELDQLSEEQGEEIAIYKMDVTENYQIPAEYEISSLPTLAFFSKGKFVQFIGGLGKKSVIQSAIEKALRPKTIEREEDKTDESRSSQIRKETPQSSR; encoded by the coding sequence GTGATTCCCGAGATAACCGATCGTTCTTTTGATCAAATGATTGAAACCAGCTCCGTCCCGGTGCTGGTGGCGTTTTGGTCTCCGACCTGCAGGAACTGCAAGGTGCTTTTATATGAGCTCGATCAGCTTTCTGAGGAGCAGGGGGAAGAGATCGCGATTTACAAGATGGATGTCACAGAAAATTATCAAATCCCGGCTGAATATGAAATCTCCAGCCTTCCGACGCTTGCCTTCTTTTCAAAAGGAAAATTCGTCCAGTTCATTGGCGGCCTTGGGAAGAAGAGCGTCATCCAGTCGGCCATTGAGAAAGCCCTCCGACCGAAAACGATCGAAAGAGAAGAAGATAAAACCGATGAATCGCGCTCCTCCCAAATTAGGAAGGAGACACCCCAATCGTCCCGCTGA
- a CDS encoding ATP-dependent Clp protease adaptor ClpS: MSTEVLDLPEVETISDAKNEVEEELPWNVILYNDDLHSFDEVILQVQKATGVALERAVEITLEAHLKGRAVCYTGLLERCEHVAAVLQQIGLTVEIEWTG, encoded by the coding sequence ATGAGCACGGAGGTTCTTGACCTTCCTGAGGTCGAGACAATTTCAGACGCTAAAAACGAGGTCGAAGAAGAGCTCCCTTGGAATGTGATCCTCTATAACGATGATCTGCACAGTTTTGATGAGGTGATTCTTCAGGTTCAAAAGGCGACCGGGGTTGCGCTGGAGAGAGCCGTCGAGATTACCCTGGAAGCCCATTTGAAGGGACGTGCAGTCTGTTATACCGGTCTGCTCGAGCGCTGTGAACATGTCGCCGCTGTTCTGCAACAGATCGGACTGACGGTCGAGATTGAATGGACCGGCTGA
- the ligD gene encoding DNA ligase D — MKKRNPLLTYQQKRNFSATPEPSGAVSSKRKRAVLGNRFSIQEHHARRLHYDLRLEMEGVLKSWAMPKGLPESEQERRLAVRTEDHPLDYIDFEGIIPEGNYGGGKVVLWELGTYRILSGDLNKGKLTFALSGRRHHGQYTLVRTERKGEKEAWLIMKTGSPLPSGEDRIPSPFAPMRAALGDAPFTGSDWFFEEKWDGVRAVARLIRRGNKVQIDLWGRNLSRFESHYPEVIEGLRALMDTHDSINSLILDGEIVAPDENGQPSFQRLQHRIHLTDPREIEVARNQIPVTYLLFDLLYVNGKSLTDAPLLYRRELLDAISLPASIRLSTFHPDGMALFDALRKKGGEGIVAKRKESRYISGRRSREWIKVKIVQELDCVVAGWTEGRGNRSHTIGALLLGLYEGKRLKYIAHTGSGFDGEMLRYVETTLCSLEIDRCPFDSRPKTNARAHWAAPRLVARVKFTNWTDDRHLRAPIFLGLRDDVTPEECRFEQSVTPEVISSEEKEKRKEAIWIGERVAVQFEGNRLEMSHLENRFWPERGYTKAHLIDYYVQVAPFLLPHLADRPLTLIRFPEGIEGASFYQKDWKEEAPPWVKRVTIETEEETMRRMVVCNNASTLVWLANLGNIELHPSYSRIDTGVEGFERPDFIVFDIDPPKPEKGVLWDRFVQAAEVALWVKEVLDRLGLHGYLKTTGKTGLHCFVPIIRKYTYDQTRQFARIIAEQIQAEHPRRVTTAWQKRKREEKVLVDFNQNARGKTLASIYSPRAVPEATVSVPIAWEELPKIDPRDFTLETAADRVKIMGDLWVGILDSPQDPQKVLNRLHHI; from the coding sequence ATGAAGAAACGGAATCCACTTCTTACATACCAACAAAAGCGAAATTTCTCCGCGACTCCGGAGCCCTCGGGAGCCGTCTCCTCTAAACGCAAACGCGCGGTTTTAGGGAATCGGTTTTCGATTCAAGAGCACCATGCCAGACGGCTCCATTACGACCTCCGCTTGGAGATGGAGGGGGTGCTGAAGTCATGGGCGATGCCGAAAGGCCTCCCCGAATCGGAGCAGGAGAGGCGTTTGGCCGTCCGTACGGAGGACCATCCGCTCGACTATATCGACTTCGAGGGGATCATCCCAGAAGGAAATTATGGCGGCGGGAAGGTGGTCCTCTGGGAACTCGGAACCTACCGGATTCTCTCCGGCGATTTGAACAAGGGAAAGTTGACCTTCGCCCTCTCGGGCCGTCGGCATCATGGCCAGTACACGTTGGTTCGCACGGAGCGGAAGGGAGAGAAGGAGGCTTGGCTCATCATGAAGACCGGATCGCCGCTGCCGAGCGGGGAGGACCGAATCCCTTCTCCTTTCGCTCCGATGCGGGCCGCTCTCGGTGATGCCCCTTTTACCGGGTCGGACTGGTTCTTCGAGGAGAAATGGGACGGCGTCCGCGCCGTGGCAAGGCTGATTCGGAGAGGGAACAAAGTCCAAATCGACCTTTGGGGGAGAAACCTCTCCCGGTTTGAGTCGCACTATCCCGAGGTCATTGAGGGGCTGCGCGCGTTAATGGACACACATGATTCAATCAATTCGCTGATCCTCGACGGCGAGATCGTGGCGCCGGATGAAAACGGCCAGCCCTCTTTTCAGCGGCTCCAGCACCGGATCCATTTGACCGACCCCCGCGAAATTGAGGTCGCGCGCAATCAGATCCCGGTGACTTATCTTCTCTTTGACCTTTTATACGTCAATGGAAAGTCTTTAACAGACGCGCCGCTTCTTTATCGAAGGGAACTTCTCGACGCCATATCACTCCCGGCGTCGATTCGGTTAAGCACGTTCCATCCGGACGGAATGGCTCTTTTCGATGCGCTCCGGAAAAAGGGTGGGGAGGGAATCGTCGCAAAGAGAAAGGAGAGCCGCTATATTTCCGGGAGACGGAGCCGAGAATGGATCAAGGTCAAGATCGTCCAGGAGCTCGATTGTGTCGTCGCCGGTTGGACCGAAGGGCGTGGAAACAGGTCACACACCATCGGCGCACTCCTGCTCGGACTCTATGAGGGAAAAAGGCTCAAATACATCGCCCATACCGGAAGTGGTTTTGACGGTGAGATGCTGCGATATGTTGAAACAACATTATGCTCTCTCGAAATCGACCGATGTCCATTCGACTCCCGTCCGAAAACCAACGCCCGCGCCCACTGGGCGGCGCCGCGGCTGGTCGCCCGGGTGAAATTTACCAACTGGACCGACGACCGCCACCTTCGCGCGCCGATCTTCCTCGGGCTTCGTGATGACGTCACGCCGGAAGAGTGCCGCTTTGAGCAGAGCGTCACGCCGGAAGTGATTTCCTCCGAGGAAAAAGAAAAGCGCAAGGAGGCGATCTGGATCGGCGAGCGGGTGGCTGTTCAGTTCGAGGGGAATCGACTGGAGATGAGCCACCTCGAAAACCGCTTCTGGCCGGAGCGCGGTTACACCAAAGCTCACCTCATCGATTACTATGTGCAGGTCGCTCCCTTCCTCCTCCCTCATTTGGCCGACCGGCCGCTCACATTGATTCGGTTTCCCGAGGGAATCGAAGGAGCGTCCTTTTATCAGAAAGATTGGAAAGAGGAGGCGCCTCCCTGGGTGAAGCGGGTGACGATTGAGACGGAAGAGGAAACGATGCGGAGGATGGTCGTCTGCAACAATGCGTCGACCCTTGTCTGGCTTGCCAATCTCGGCAACATTGAGCTTCACCCCTCTTACAGTCGGATCGATACCGGGGTGGAGGGGTTCGAGCGACCTGATTTTATCGTCTTCGATATCGACCCTCCCAAACCGGAGAAAGGGGTTCTCTGGGATCGATTCGTTCAGGCGGCGGAGGTCGCCCTCTGGGTCAAGGAGGTCCTGGATCGCCTTGGTCTGCACGGTTATCTCAAGACGACGGGGAAGACGGGCTTACACTGTTTTGTGCCGATCATTCGAAAATACACATATGATCAGACACGCCAGTTTGCTCGGATCATTGCCGAACAGATTCAGGCGGAGCATCCGAGGCGGGTGACCACCGCTTGGCAGAAGAGAAAACGGGAAGAGAAGGTGCTCGTCGATTTTAATCAAAATGCCAGGGGAAAGACGCTTGCGTCGATCTACTCGCCGCGCGCCGTGCCGGAGGCGACCGTGTCGGTTCCGATCGCCTGGGAGGAGCTTCCGAAGATCGATCCGCGTGACTTCACGCTGGAGACGGCGGCCGACCGAGTCAAGATAATGGGAGATCTTTGGGTGGGGATCCTCGATTCACCGCAAGATCCTCAAAAGGTTCTTAATCGGCTTCATCATATATAA
- a CDS encoding FAD-dependent monooxygenase, with product MVEDQKWDLVLVGAGAGGLVLALTLAEKGFRIAVIDRQVDPAPLPRGEIVQPNGLRILDQLGVLSKLLESDIYRNERVDFYQASGPHLCTVDYRTLPILYNYSLILLPDVIQKVLLERVRASSNITLFGGVLFKELLHEREGVAGVVAEHQGVLRRFLAPMVVGGDGVRSAVRTALRIPHKLHTYVDGYLTMVVDRPSGFRGESRYYLGQRKIFGAFPVSEEKLYLFFMIPSNRLDGFRQRGIGVFKEEILSFHPSLRALLEGPIKKVTSWEEIAYMPCFRVQCKRWVANGAALIGDAAHAMNPHVAQGRNAAMEDGVILAEVLEDCFRAGDFSKAALALYEKRRRSTVEGLQRIGDEMTWLWNSGFPPSVWARDRIFQSVHQKRDLHDKMLSNIAGLHQRPFDLFDRWRALHLWGPLSPSIDRRY from the coding sequence ATGGTAGAAGACCAAAAATGGGACCTGGTCCTTGTGGGCGCCGGGGCCGGCGGACTGGTTCTCGCATTGACGCTGGCAGAGAAAGGGTTCCGGATTGCTGTTATTGATCGCCAAGTCGATCCAGCCCCACTCCCTCGAGGAGAGATCGTTCAACCGAACGGCCTTCGAATTCTCGATCAGTTGGGTGTTCTCTCTAAGCTGCTTGAATCGGATATCTATCGAAACGAACGGGTCGATTTTTATCAGGCATCCGGACCGCACCTTTGTACGGTCGACTATCGGACGCTTCCTATCCTTTATAATTATTCGTTAATATTGCTTCCTGACGTGATCCAGAAGGTGCTGTTGGAGCGGGTCCGGGCTTCCTCCAATATTACCCTCTTCGGAGGGGTTCTCTTCAAAGAACTCCTTCATGAACGGGAGGGTGTTGCAGGGGTGGTGGCGGAGCATCAAGGCGTGTTGCGCCGTTTTCTTGCGCCCATGGTCGTGGGGGGAGACGGGGTGCGCTCGGCGGTTCGTACAGCGCTTCGGATCCCGCATAAACTCCATACCTATGTCGATGGATATCTTACGATGGTGGTCGATCGTCCCTCCGGTTTTAGGGGAGAGTCGCGCTACTATCTCGGTCAACGAAAGATTTTTGGTGCCTTCCCTGTCTCGGAAGAGAAGCTCTATCTTTTCTTCATGATTCCCTCGAATCGGTTAGACGGATTTCGCCAGCGGGGGATCGGCGTCTTCAAGGAAGAGATTCTCTCGTTTCACCCTTCCCTTCGCGCTCTCCTCGAGGGACCGATTAAGAAGGTCACTTCTTGGGAAGAGATCGCTTATATGCCTTGTTTTCGCGTCCAATGCAAGCGATGGGTGGCCAATGGAGCGGCCCTTATCGGGGATGCAGCGCATGCGATGAACCCCCATGTCGCACAGGGCAGAAACGCTGCCATGGAGGATGGGGTGATTCTCGCCGAGGTCCTGGAGGATTGTTTTAGAGCAGGAGATTTCTCCAAAGCAGCCTTGGCCTTATATGAAAAGAGGCGCCGTTCGACGGTGGAAGGGCTGCAGCGGATTGGTGACGAAATGACCTGGCTCTGGAACAGCGGCTTCCCTCCCTCTGTTTGGGCACGCGATCGAATTTTTCAATCTGTTCATCAGAAGCGGGACCTCCATGACAAAATGCTATCCAACATCGCAGGTCTCCATCAGAGACCGTTTGATCTCTTCGACCGTTGGCGAGCACTTCATTTGTGGGGTCCCCTCTCGCCCTCCATCGACAGGCGGTATTAG
- a CDS encoding iron-containing redox enzyme family protein has product MLVSLASRFEGGALARHDRWTEENFKEQLLSIMDQKNHWAWSDLIGPKITRTQLKLHYQQEYAVYVRDFPLFIGRIYSKTPSAEARRALATNLYEEETGGLSLGKPHPTLFLRMMEGLGFRKEEFDPIALLPESRRYRRWLDEVTLSADWIEGIAVITIFVEGSIRDRKEISENPPAPSPIEEVIRNHFLVRHHQVSPAALDLIRAHHQVERGHRGDAWEMVLRNTPSRAARKRIYDRLRRSLELWLSYRDGIAKAIKIRRNDDRHKP; this is encoded by the coding sequence ATGCTCGTCTCATTGGCATCCCGATTTGAAGGAGGAGCATTGGCTCGGCACGATCGTTGGACGGAAGAAAACTTTAAAGAACAGCTCTTATCGATCATGGACCAGAAAAACCATTGGGCCTGGAGCGATCTGATCGGTCCCAAAATCACCCGTACGCAACTGAAACTCCATTATCAACAGGAATATGCCGTCTACGTCCGTGACTTTCCCCTTTTTATCGGCCGCATTTATTCGAAAACCCCATCGGCAGAAGCGCGCCGTGCCCTCGCGACCAATTTATATGAGGAGGAAACGGGAGGATTAAGTCTCGGCAAGCCCCATCCGACCCTTTTTTTACGGATGATGGAAGGACTTGGATTTCGCAAGGAGGAGTTTGATCCAATCGCGCTTCTGCCGGAAAGCCGCCGATACCGTCGGTGGCTCGATGAGGTCACCCTTTCTGCAGACTGGATTGAGGGGATTGCCGTAATCACGATCTTCGTTGAAGGAAGTATCCGCGATCGAAAAGAGATCAGTGAAAACCCGCCCGCTCCATCGCCGATTGAAGAGGTCATTCGAAATCATTTCCTCGTCCGACATCATCAGGTCTCCCCCGCCGCGCTGGATCTCATTCGCGCCCACCACCAGGTGGAAAGGGGACACCGAGGCGATGCTTGGGAGATGGTCTTACGGAACACCCCCTCCCGCGCCGCCCGAAAACGGATTTACGATCGGCTTCGTCGGTCATTGGAACTCTGGCTTTCCTATCGCGACGGAATTGCCAAAGCGATAAAAATTCGCCGGAACGATGACCGACACAAACCTTAG
- a CDS encoding thioredoxin domain-containing protein produces the protein MEQPKHTNRLIHETSPYLLQHAHNPVDWYAWGEEALEKAKAENKPILLSIGYSACHWCHVMAHESFEDEETAQVMNEQFVNIKVDREERPDLDQIYQNAVQLFIRRGGGWPLTMFLTPEKVPFYGGTYFPPEDRYGLPGFPKLLEIVSNTYREKQDEILKTAGEVQQTLSATSGGEAAASGKEIDRHLLQGAAESLGQIFDTRHGGFGGSPKFPNTPAYHLFLRRYQESGEESYRTMVTYTLGKMAWGGIYDQLGGGFHRYSTDDRWLVPHFEKMLYDNAQLARLYFATYQATGQAFYRQIGEEILQYVLREMTDPNGAFYSTQDADSEGEEGKFFVWTPQEIQAIVGEEIGTVLCRHFGVTPAGNFEGKSILHISQPIDPLAKEIGKTTEELEQMVADAKKKLFVEREKRPKPFRDEKILTSWNGLMIGALVQGYNVTRNERYLVAAAKAADFIWNRLYQDGRLLRTFKDGIAKLNGYLDDYAFFIDASLDLYEATGNLVYLDRAERLIGRLIDQFWDDAAGGFFFTSTDHESLIARYKSATDQSIPSGNAVAAQALLRLFHITGDRSYHEKGEKTIRLFAASMEENVFATGSMIGAADFYLRQPKEIVVIGPANDGETERLISNLAQLYLPNKVLFRVDPNQPEGTPLPDPVKGKKMLNNKPTVYLCHQFTCSPPLTEWKVIREQLVARESHEHGGS, from the coding sequence ATGGAACAACCCAAGCACACCAATCGTTTAATCCATGAGACCAGTCCCTACCTTCTCCAGCATGCGCACAATCCGGTCGATTGGTACGCCTGGGGTGAAGAGGCACTCGAGAAGGCAAAAGCGGAAAATAAACCGATCCTCCTCTCGATCGGATATTCGGCTTGTCACTGGTGCCATGTCATGGCGCACGAGTCGTTTGAAGATGAAGAAACCGCTCAGGTCATGAATGAGCAGTTCGTTAATATAAAAGTCGACCGCGAAGAGCGGCCGGACCTCGATCAGATCTATCAGAACGCCGTTCAGCTGTTCATTCGCCGAGGCGGAGGCTGGCCGCTGACGATGTTTCTCACCCCTGAGAAGGTCCCCTTCTACGGCGGGACTTACTTTCCGCCGGAAGACCGATATGGCCTTCCCGGTTTTCCAAAGCTCCTGGAGATTGTTTCAAATACCTACCGCGAGAAACAGGATGAGATTTTGAAGACGGCCGGAGAGGTTCAGCAGACGCTCAGCGCGACGTCGGGAGGCGAGGCGGCAGCGAGCGGCAAGGAGATCGATCGGCACCTCCTGCAGGGGGCGGCCGAGAGCCTGGGACAGATATTCGACACCCGACATGGCGGATTTGGGGGATCGCCGAAGTTTCCGAACACCCCTGCGTATCATCTCTTCCTCCGCCGCTATCAAGAGAGCGGCGAGGAAAGCTACCGGACGATGGTGACCTACACCCTTGGAAAGATGGCCTGGGGGGGAATCTACGACCAGCTCGGCGGCGGCTTCCATCGCTACTCTACGGACGACCGATGGCTGGTCCCCCATTTCGAAAAGATGCTCTATGACAACGCGCAGCTCGCCCGCCTCTACTTCGCCACTTATCAGGCCACCGGCCAGGCTTTCTATCGCCAAATCGGCGAGGAGATCCTCCAATATGTCCTCCGCGAGATGACCGATCCAAACGGCGCCTTTTACTCCACACAAGATGCCGACAGCGAAGGAGAGGAAGGAAAATTCTTCGTCTGGACGCCGCAGGAGATCCAAGCGATCGTCGGAGAGGAGATTGGAACCGTTCTCTGCCGTCATTTCGGCGTGACCCCTGCGGGAAACTTTGAAGGGAAGAGCATCCTCCATATCAGTCAGCCGATCGACCCTCTCGCAAAGGAGATCGGGAAAACGACCGAGGAACTCGAGCAGATGGTTGCCGATGCCAAGAAGAAACTCTTCGTCGAGCGGGAGAAACGTCCGAAACCCTTTCGCGACGAAAAGATTTTGACCAGTTGGAACGGTTTGATGATCGGCGCCCTCGTCCAGGGATACAACGTCACCCGAAACGAACGCTATCTGGTCGCAGCGGCGAAAGCGGCCGATTTCATCTGGAACCGCCTTTATCAAGACGGACGGCTCCTCCGGACATTTAAAGATGGCATCGCAAAGCTCAACGGCTATCTCGACGACTATGCCTTCTTTATAGACGCATCGCTTGATCTTTATGAAGCAACCGGCAATCTGGTTTACCTTGACCGGGCAGAGCGTTTAATCGGCCGGCTGATCGATCAATTTTGGGATGACGCGGCGGGAGGATTTTTCTTCACTTCAACAGATCACGAGTCTCTGATCGCCCGCTACAAGTCGGCCACCGATCAATCGATCCCTTCGGGAAATGCCGTCGCCGCACAGGCCCTCCTTCGGCTCTTCCATATTACGGGAGATCGCTCCTACCATGAAAAGGGGGAGAAGACAATTCGTCTCTTCGCAGCATCGATGGAGGAAAACGTTTTTGCGACCGGCAGCATGATTGGCGCCGCCGATTTCTATCTTCGACAACCGAAGGAAATTGTCGTGATCGGCCCGGCAAACGACGGTGAAACGGAACGGCTTATCTCGAATCTCGCTCAGCTTTATCTTCCGAACAAGGTCCTCTTCCGGGTCGATCCGAATCAGCCGGAAGGGACTCCTCTCCCCGACCCGGTAAAAGGGAAAAAGATGTTGAACAACAAGCCGACCGTTTACCTCTGCCACCAGTTCACCTGCTCTCCGCCGCTGACCGAGTGGAAGGTGATCCGAGAGCAACTCGTTGCAAGGGAGTCGCATGAGCACGGAGGTTCTTGA